The following coding sequences are from one Geothrix sp. window:
- a CDS encoding bifunctional type I 3-dehydroquinate dehydratase/shikimate dehydrogenase, translated as MSPLPFHLVTLTHPEWEQALACGRRLGDDALPELRLDLFPEADPEALVDALKRRCLVTCRRVSEGGRWPDDDEAGRLARLVKALKGRPHWLDLEWDLPVPPEIQAARTHVRLLRSIHVAPGVFDLEARLRDLPDGEAFKWVGWAGRLGDSGRLRAPLAWARDHGLRLAAFLMGPKGLPSRVLQAAWGGAFTYAAPDDGPPAAPGQLPLATLRDWRSARLHPGHGLCGVIGDPVLHSRGPAFHNPRFQYAFKDLVYLPLVCGEAEEAVEALDALGILGLSITAPLKLALPRALGLAGPLNTLWRRAPGAPWQGANTDAEAFGQSLSNLALGPVLLLGEGGVGATSRAVLEAAGRPVLQASRRAPVTPEAVAAFAPAGLVQATSLGMAPDDSAPFPELLEAARPSARWAVEWIYKEDTAFALWAREAGLSLVAGAALFEAQAEAQSRRFIEGCGGAS; from the coding sequence GTGAGCCCCCTTCCTTTCCACCTCGTGACGCTCACCCACCCCGAGTGGGAGCAGGCCCTGGCCTGCGGGCGGCGCCTGGGCGACGACGCCCTGCCCGAGCTGAGACTGGACCTCTTTCCGGAGGCGGACCCCGAGGCCCTGGTGGATGCCCTGAAGCGCCGCTGCCTGGTGACCTGCCGCCGGGTCTCCGAGGGCGGGCGCTGGCCCGATGACGACGAAGCCGGGCGCCTCGCGCGGCTGGTGAAGGCCCTCAAGGGCAGGCCGCACTGGCTGGACCTGGAGTGGGACCTTCCGGTTCCCCCCGAGATCCAGGCGGCCCGCACCCACGTGCGCCTGCTGCGCTCCATCCATGTGGCACCGGGCGTCTTCGACCTGGAGGCGCGGCTCCGGGACCTGCCCGACGGCGAGGCCTTCAAGTGGGTGGGCTGGGCGGGGCGTCTGGGCGACAGCGGCCGGCTGCGGGCACCCCTGGCCTGGGCCCGGGATCACGGCTTGCGCCTCGCGGCCTTCCTCATGGGCCCCAAGGGCCTGCCCAGCCGCGTGCTGCAAGCCGCCTGGGGCGGGGCCTTCACCTACGCAGCGCCGGACGACGGCCCCCCGGCCGCCCCGGGGCAGCTGCCCCTGGCCACCCTGCGGGACTGGCGCAGCGCCAGGCTGCATCCGGGTCATGGCCTCTGCGGCGTCATCGGCGATCCCGTCCTGCACTCCCGCGGGCCGGCCTTCCACAACCCACGCTTCCAGTACGCCTTCAAGGACCTCGTGTACCTGCCCCTCGTCTGCGGCGAGGCGGAGGAGGCCGTCGAGGCCCTGGACGCCCTCGGCATCCTGGGCCTCAGCATCACCGCACCGCTGAAGCTGGCCCTGCCCCGGGCCCTCGGCCTGGCGGGCCCACTGAATACCCTCTGGCGCCGGGCGCCCGGCGCCCCCTGGCAGGGCGCCAACACGGATGCCGAGGCCTTCGGACAGTCCCTGTCGAACCTGGCGCTGGGGCCCGTGCTGCTCCTCGGGGAAGGTGGCGTGGGCGCCACCAGCCGAGCCGTATTGGAAGCCGCGGGGCGGCCCGTGCTCCAGGCCTCCCGCCGCGCCCCGGTGACGCCGGAGGCGGTGGCCGCTTTCGCGCCCGCGGGCCTCGTCCAGGCCACCAGCCTGGGCATGGCCCCCGATGATTCCGCGCCCTTTCCGGAGCTGCTGGAGGCGGCCCGCCCGAGCGCCCGCTGGGCCGTGGAGTGGATCTACAAGGAGGACACCGCCTTCGCCCTCTGGGCGCGGGAGGCGGGACTGTCGCTGGTGGCGGGCGCGGCCCTCTTCGAGGCCCAGGCCGAGGCCCAGAGCCGGCGCTTCATCGAGGGCTGCGGCGGCGCCAGTTGA
- a CDS encoding AAA family ATPase: protein MTQAPPILIPPVRSAEGIRPAARAGLTALQAVVVGKEAQVRRAFAAMLAGGHVLLEDLPGVGKTTLAKGLSRILGGTFQRVQGTNDLLPSDLLGVHLWDAKEQGFRFQPGPVFCHVLLLDELNRIGPKTQSAMLEAMVEGQVTLDRSTHKLPEPFFVIATQNPLDHAGTFPLPESQLDRFSCTIHLGYPDRAAERRILTGEAGAERLDTLFPVLDLEGWRQARAAVRAVKVAEAVLDYVERMVERIRAGGGFCSTRAAKHWLGLAQAEAWLDGRDFITPDDLQRTLADTMAHRGSLDDRRLNRGDRREQLARLLKELPVGWS from the coding sequence ATGACCCAAGCCCCGCCCATCCTCATCCCCCCGGTCCGCAGCGCGGAGGGGATCCGTCCGGCCGCCCGGGCCGGCCTGACGGCCCTGCAGGCCGTGGTGGTGGGCAAGGAGGCCCAGGTGCGGCGCGCCTTCGCGGCCATGCTGGCCGGCGGCCACGTCCTGCTGGAGGACCTGCCTGGCGTGGGCAAGACCACCCTGGCCAAGGGCCTCTCCCGCATCCTGGGCGGCACCTTCCAGCGGGTGCAGGGCACCAACGACCTGCTGCCCTCGGACCTGCTGGGCGTGCACCTCTGGGATGCGAAGGAGCAGGGCTTCCGCTTCCAGCCCGGCCCCGTGTTCTGCCACGTGCTGCTGCTGGACGAGCTGAACCGCATCGGCCCCAAGACCCAGAGCGCCATGCTCGAGGCCATGGTCGAAGGCCAGGTCACCCTGGATCGCAGCACCCACAAGCTGCCCGAGCCCTTCTTCGTCATCGCCACCCAGAATCCGCTGGATCACGCCGGCACCTTCCCCCTGCCCGAGAGCCAGCTGGATCGCTTCTCATGCACCATCCACCTGGGCTATCCGGATCGCGCGGCGGAGCGGCGCATCCTCACCGGGGAGGCCGGGGCCGAGCGGCTGGACACCCTGTTCCCCGTGCTCGACCTGGAGGGCTGGCGCCAGGCCCGCGCCGCGGTGCGGGCCGTGAAGGTGGCCGAGGCCGTGCTCGACTACGTGGAGCGCATGGTGGAGCGCATCCGCGCCGGGGGGGGCTTCTGCTCCACCCGCGCCGCCAAGCACTGGCTGGGCCTGGCCCAGGCCGAGGCCTGGCTGGACGGCCGCGACTTCATCACGCCGGACGACCTGCAGCGCACCCTCGCCGACACCATGGCGCATCGTGGCAGCCTGGATGACCGCCGCCTCAACCGCGGCGACCGGCGCGAGCAGCTGGCCCGCCTGCTCAAGGAACTGCCCGTGGGGTGGTCCTGA
- a CDS encoding sigma-54-dependent transcriptional regulator: MDLLLVEDKDSFRRLLSQALAGSLWKVEAVADPQAALRALEARPFQVLVTDLRLPGMSGLELIRRARRLHPALRVVLMSAFGEPKDIVEAMRLGADDFLPKPFDLDAFLALLDRLRALVGAPPPDPAEPWIAHSPAMQALDATLRQAAAARLPVVFRGPRGTGRERSARRLHTLRHPAAPYLSLPAATLGPEGPDLPTLQLLEGGSLFLGGLEHLAPAAAGPLARTMDGNAGRRIDWMGSIEADGVLAPEVAQRLGSLELRVPALVERREDLLALTRLLLDQAARREGRPTPWLERSAERQLLEHAWPGHVRELEVLVGRTLLFSEGRAIRTFPGLGLGLEAPLCLAWPEPGGLEAMLKTVTRSAEAQLLLRAMDQGGGDLPRAAEALGLTVRTLAQRLREHAIPLEDGGTTSASPILGEGTPSRKAP; the protein is encoded by the coding sequence ATGGACCTCCTGCTGGTCGAGGACAAGGACAGCTTCCGGCGCCTGCTGAGCCAGGCTCTGGCGGGCTCGCTCTGGAAGGTCGAGGCCGTGGCCGATCCCCAGGCGGCGCTGCGGGCCCTGGAGGCCCGGCCCTTCCAGGTGCTGGTCACGGACCTGCGGCTGCCGGGCATGAGCGGCCTCGAGCTGATCCGCCGGGCCCGGCGCCTGCACCCCGCCCTGCGCGTGGTGCTCATGTCGGCATTCGGCGAACCGAAGGACATCGTCGAGGCCATGCGATTGGGCGCCGACGACTTCCTGCCCAAGCCCTTTGATCTCGACGCCTTCCTGGCCCTGCTGGACCGCCTGCGGGCCCTGGTGGGGGCGCCGCCGCCGGATCCAGCCGAACCCTGGATCGCGCACAGCCCCGCCATGCAGGCCCTGGACGCGACCCTGCGCCAGGCCGCCGCCGCCCGGCTGCCCGTGGTGTTCCGGGGCCCGCGCGGGACCGGCCGCGAGCGCAGCGCCCGCCGCCTCCACACCCTCCGCCACCCGGCCGCGCCCTACCTGAGCCTGCCCGCGGCCACCCTGGGTCCCGAGGGGCCGGATCTCCCCACGCTGCAGCTCCTCGAAGGCGGCAGCCTCTTCCTGGGTGGGCTCGAGCACCTGGCCCCGGCCGCCGCCGGTCCCCTCGCCCGGACCATGGATGGCAACGCGGGGCGCCGCATCGACTGGATGGGGAGCATCGAGGCCGATGGGGTCCTGGCGCCCGAGGTCGCCCAGCGCCTGGGTTCGCTGGAGCTGCGGGTGCCGGCCCTGGTGGAACGCCGCGAGGACCTGCTGGCCCTCACCCGGCTGCTGCTGGACCAGGCCGCCCGGCGGGAGGGACGCCCGACCCCGTGGCTGGAGCGTAGCGCCGAGCGCCAGCTGCTGGAGCACGCCTGGCCGGGCCACGTCCGCGAGCTGGAGGTGCTGGTGGGGCGGACCCTCCTGTTCTCCGAAGGCCGCGCCATCCGGACCTTCCCGGGCCTGGGCCTCGGGCTGGAGGCGCCCCTCTGCCTGGCCTGGCCCGAGCCGGGCGGGCTCGAGGCCATGCTCAAGACCGTGACCCGCTCCGCCGAGGCCCAGCTCCTGCTGCGGGCCATGGATCAGGGCGGCGGGGACCTGCCCCGGGCGGCCGAGGCCCTGGGGCTGACGGTGCGGACCCTGGCCCAGCGCTTGCGGGAGCACGCCATTCCTCTGGAAGATGGAGGCACCACCTCCGCGAGTCCGATCCTTGGCGAAGGCACGCCGTCCCGGAAGGCCCCATGA
- a CDS encoding helix-turn-helix domain-containing protein, whose translation MREDGSVGQLIREAREARGLSLEALAKELKLPVRHLEAIEADDWVALPPGRPRPLARQLAERLGVDLEFHTGAFQIVPGVQELEPPDPRRERLERIVMGALTGTSVIVVLWLVVPGPSLGHKPPPSYLVALSRPSLPPPPAPSASPYPVLGELLPEAPVNEQGLLVSLRAMDTADIRIEPQTPEGGLPMVRTLRVSEAWRFRVKGAFLIRVENAGVVSVEVAGRRIPHGQSVGEGWIGTFDGEGRWLRPTQPELPDEPVVPDEDEEVTRP comes from the coding sequence ATGCGGGAGGACGGGTCCGTCGGCCAGCTCATCCGCGAGGCCCGCGAAGCCCGGGGCCTGAGCCTCGAGGCCCTGGCCAAGGAACTCAAGCTGCCGGTGCGCCACCTGGAGGCCATCGAGGCCGACGACTGGGTGGCCCTGCCGCCCGGCCGCCCCCGGCCCCTGGCCCGGCAGCTGGCCGAGCGGCTCGGCGTGGACCTGGAGTTCCACACCGGGGCTTTCCAGATCGTGCCGGGCGTGCAGGAACTGGAACCGCCGGACCCCCGGCGCGAGCGGCTCGAGCGCATCGTGATGGGCGCGCTCACCGGAACTTCGGTGATCGTGGTCCTGTGGCTGGTGGTGCCGGGGCCCAGCCTGGGCCACAAGCCCCCGCCCAGCTACCTCGTGGCGCTCAGCAGGCCCTCCCTGCCGCCCCCCCCGGCGCCCTCCGCCTCGCCCTATCCCGTCCTGGGGGAGCTCCTGCCCGAGGCGCCCGTGAACGAACAGGGTCTGCTGGTGAGCCTGCGGGCCATGGACACCGCCGACATCCGCATCGAGCCCCAGACCCCGGAAGGCGGCCTGCCCATGGTGCGCACCCTGCGCGTCTCGGAGGCCTGGCGGTTCCGGGTGAAGGGGGCCTTTCTCATCCGTGTCGAGAATGCCGGCGTGGTGAGCGTCGAGGTGGCCGGCCGCCGCATCCCCCATGGCCAGAGCGTCGGCGAGGGCTGGATTGGCACTTTCGACGGCGAGGGCCGCTGGCTCCGGCCGACCCAGCCTGAACTCCCGGACGAGCCCGTCGTTCCCGATGAAGATGAGGAAGTCACCCGGCCATGA